Below is a window of Fervidobacterium pennivorans DSM 9078 DNA.
GCAGGACTTGGTGGTGGTAGCAGCAACGCTGCAGGATTTTTAGTAGCTTTAAAAACTTTCAGACTTATAAGCGAAATAGATGCGTTTGAATTGGCAAAATCTGTAGGTAGTGATGTGCCTTTCTTTTTGTACGGTGGTACTGCAATTGTTTCAGGCAGGGGGGAAATAATCGAAAAGGTCGAACCACTTGAAGGTTTCAACGTGGATGTGTATTTTCCTGGTTTTTCGATATCAACAAAAGAGGCATATGGGAAGCTGAGAGCGGAATGGTTTGGAAAAGCACCAATGAAAGCAACTGAACTATACGAAGCTTATCGCTCCAAAGATTTGGAAAAGATAAAATCAGGGACCTACAACATCTTCGAGAAAGTTATCCCTGAAGGATTGTTAGATAGGATAGAAGTGTTAAGAAGTGAGAACCCCGCAGCACTCACTGGTTCAGGTAGTGCCTACTTTGTTCTAACACCACAAGGCAAGTACCACTTCACTAAGAAAGGAGTGGTGATTGATGCCTTTGAGGAAGATTAGATGGGAAGAATTGATCGTAGATAAACGTATCGTTCCGCAGTTAGAATCTACTGAAGAAGTTAAGAAAACTCAATCCTTCATTGGACGTGAAAGAGCTGTAAAGGCTTTGCGTTTTGGACTGGATATGGACAAAGATGGATACAATGTCTTTGTCGTCGGACTACCTGGCACCGGTAGGAAGACGTTTGTCAAACATTTTGTTACTGAATATGCCCAGAGAAAACCCGTGCCGTCGGATGTTGCTTATGTAATGGATTTTGATGACCCACAAAAAGCAAACACACTCTTTTTGCCTGCAGGAAAAGGTGTTGAGTTCAAAAAAGATATGGAAAAACTTGTGGAAAACTTAACGGAAAAGATTTCAAAGGTCTTTGAAGGAGAGGACTACAAAGCACGAAGAAGAGAGATAGATGAAGAATTCGAAAGTGAACAGGAACGTATAACGAAAGATTTGGTTGAAAAAGCACAGGCATTGGGCTTTTCGATTAAGTTCACACAAACCGGTGTGAATTACTATCCCGTTATGAATGGTAAGGTCTTAAAAGAGGAAGATTTTTCGGCTCTGAGCGAAGATGAGAAAAGAAAAATAGAGGAAAATGAAAAGAAAGTTCAATTATTAATTGAAGCCGCCGTGGAAAATGTACGTAAACTTGAGAGTTTATACAAAGAACGTGTGAGAGATTTAAATCGGTATGCATTGTTGTTCGCTACGGAAGAGTTTTTCTCCGTAGTTGAAGAAAAGTACCCGTTTAGTGATGTGAGGGAGTTTATACAGAAAATTAAAGAGGACATAATAGAAAAAGTTAGTTCAACAAAAAAGCTTGTAGACCTTGAATATTATTTTAGAAGGGCTTACAACGTAAATCTCGTTGTCGATAACTCGGATTTGAATTGTGCTCCAGTAGTTTTCGAAGACACACCGACGTATCATAACTTGTTCGGAAAAATCGAATATATTGAGCGTGAAGGGATGCTTTACACGGACTTCAATATGATTCGCCCTGGTTCTTTGCACAAGGCAAACGGAGGTTTTTTGATTGTTGATGCAAGGGAACTACTCGTGCATCCGTTTGTATGGGACAGGCTTAAGAAAATCCTTTTTTCAAAACAACTCGAGGTTGAGAACATCGATACAGCATATGGTTATTCGACGATAGCAACTTTAAGAACGGAACCTATACCACTGAAAGTTAAAGTGATACTCATAGGAACACCTGAGATATATGAGCTATTACATGAATACGACCCAGATTTTGAAAAGCTATTCAAGGTCAAGGTGGAAATGGAC
It encodes the following:
- the ispE gene encoding 4-(cytidine 5'-diphospho)-2-C-methyl-D-erythritol kinase yields the protein MGEGGSIILRTFAKLNLCLDVLRKREDGYHEIDSLFQTISLFDRMTVKITRGDGGLKLESNVEIENNIIERIWRLVNITDYDAHVLLEKNIPIGAGLGGGSSNAAGFLVALKTFRLISEIDAFELAKSVGSDVPFFLYGGTAIVSGRGEIIEKVEPLEGFNVDVYFPGFSISTKEAYGKLRAEWFGKAPMKATELYEAYRSKDLEKIKSGTYNIFEKVIPEGLLDRIEVLRSENPAALTGSGSAYFVLTPQGKYHFTKKGVVIDAFEED
- a CDS encoding ATP-binding protein; amino-acid sequence: MPLRKIRWEELIVDKRIVPQLESTEEVKKTQSFIGRERAVKALRFGLDMDKDGYNVFVVGLPGTGRKTFVKHFVTEYAQRKPVPSDVAYVMDFDDPQKANTLFLPAGKGVEFKKDMEKLVENLTEKISKVFEGEDYKARRREIDEEFESEQERITKDLVEKAQALGFSIKFTQTGVNYYPVMNGKVLKEEDFSALSEDEKRKIEENEKKVQLLIEAAVENVRKLESLYKERVRDLNRYALLFATEEFFSVVEEKYPFSDVREFIQKIKEDIIEKVSSTKKLVDLEYYFRRAYNVNLVVDNSDLNCAPVVFEDTPTYHNLFGKIEYIEREGMLYTDFNMIRPGSLHKANGGFLIVDARELLVHPFVWDRLKKILFSKQLEVENIDTAYGYSTIATLRTEPIPLKVKVILIGTPEIYELLHEYDPDFEKLFKVKVEMDWELDATVENISDLVAFITDYTREGELLPVRRGAIEKVIWYSARLSGDRTKLSMRLGALIDLLEEANFFATKRNSRYIEYEDVARALKEREERLKLVVEKYDEMFRKEELMIDVSGKVVGQVNGLTVMNFGDFEFGLPVRITAKTYLGSSGILDIQREADLSGQIHSKAVMILTGYLGSKYAKKVPFSIGVSISFEQVYGYVEGDSASLAEVLAIISAISKIPLKQNIAVTGSINQHGHVQPVGGVTEKVEGFYRICKIKGLTGNQGVIIPKANVRNLVLSDEVLDAIRSGLFHIWTVDDVDEAIELMTDMKAGIMNKNYEYPRGTVNYYVVQALKRSHDIAEGKGKEKKAKKKRERM